The genomic interval CGGATCAAAAATACATTCATTGAATCCGAAACTCAGCGCATCGCCGCCGGCCCCGATATGATTTTTTGAAACCCAGATGTTCGCATACCCCGCATCCCGGCTCATATTGCCCAGTGTAATCGGTGCACTTTCATAAGCGGAATAGACATTCCAGCAGTCCGATCCGATGTGTTTATTATCCCAGTATTTATTCTGATAGGCATACGTGCCCGTCATCAACTGCACCCGGCTCGGTTTACAGATGGTTGATCCCCAGAACGTCTCCACAAAACAGCCGCCTCCATCGATCATCCGATCCATCATCGGGGTTTTTGCCCGGCGGTCCCCGGTCCATGTGGTCGATTCATAAAACGGAAATTCGCGCGCACTGATATCGTCAGCCATCACAAGAATCACATTCATCTTTTTTTCAGCCGCACCAGCACTCAACGCACCGACCGCCAGCAGAACGCCGGCCACCGGGAACCACTTCATTTTCATCATCGCTCTATCTACCTTTCAAATGAGAACTGAAACAAGGTAAGGAATTAAAAAACCCAGTCAATGCTGTCCGACCGGGTCTTTAGATCTACTTTACCGTGAACGGCCGGCGCGAAACCACATCCGCCGTCGGAAAATCATCCGGAACCGGAATCGTCACCTTGCCTGTGGCAGCCCACTCGCAGCCCCGCTGGAAAGTCGTGATGAAACCGACACCTTCAAATGCCGGGGTATCATGTCCCAGCGTCGTATGGAAACAACGGCCTTTGCCGTAATCAATCGCCATCAGCATCGGCTGATGTTTACCTTTGCGCTTTTCAACACCCTGATCCTCACCCGTTGCCAGAACCGTCATATTCAGAGCCGGACCACGCATATTGGCATAACATTCATCTTTAGAAGTCAGCCATACTTTCGGCAGTCCCTTCATCACCGGATGCTCCGGAGCACGCACGACAATGGGAAACTCATGTGCGGGACCATGGGCACCGGCTCCACCGGGCGAAGTATCACGCACTTCTTTACCCTGATCATTGTAGTAGACGATCGGCCCGCTCTTTTCATTCCGGCCGCCCCAACCACCAACTCCGATCATTTTATTGAATTCAATCCACTGCGGCCAGGCATTATCTGCCGCATGCACCGACACAAAACCGCCGCCGTTAAGCATATATTCCTCCAGCGCCTTTTCGGTCTCCCTGCTCAGGTTGGCCGCCTTCCAGCCAAAATTGGAAATGATGACATCATACTCCGCAAAATTCGGTTTGAAATCAGGATCGCTCTTCGGCTGCTTCACCGCCTCCGTCTCGAAATCTCCGGCCAGCGGAAGATATTTTGCTTCGCGCTCCGATTTCCAGATATAGCGTACCCGGTCCACATCCACTTCAAAAAGCCCGGTTTCCTCCAGATACTGTTTCATCATAACCGTCGATTTCGGCCAAACCGCGTGATTATTCTGGCCATCAATAATCAAGGCCTTCAGCTTGGCCTCTGCACCGGCAACCGACAAACCCACACACAATGCACTCAATACAAACTTTTTCATACCCTTGTTCCTTTCACGGATTTTTGAGGTGTACAACATAAGACGCCTCCCGAACAGAATCTTGTACGGAATCCGCATCCTTTTGTATTTCCAAATCCGG from Verrucomicrobia bacterium S94 carries:
- a CDS encoding ThuA domain-containing protein, translated to MKKFVLSALCVGLSVAGAEAKLKALIIDGQNNHAVWPKSTVMMKQYLEETGLFEVDVDRVRYIWKSEREAKYLPLAGDFETEAVKQPKSDPDFKPNFAEYDVIISNFGWKAANLSRETEKALEEYMLNGGGFVSVHAADNAWPQWIEFNKMIGVGGWGGRNEKSGPIVYYNDQGKEVRDTSPGGAGAHGPAHEFPIVVRAPEHPVMKGLPKVWLTSKDECYANMRGPALNMTVLATGEDQGVEKRKGKHQPMLMAIDYGKGRCFHTTLGHDTPAFEGVGFITTFQRGCEWAATGKVTIPVPDDFPTADVVSRRPFTVK